The following proteins are encoded in a genomic region of Arachis stenosperma cultivar V10309 chromosome 4, arast.V10309.gnm1.PFL2, whole genome shotgun sequence:
- the LOC130975211 gene encoding sucrose transport protein SUC3-like: protein MGVQQGRKHGPAEHRVHGSQPGSEDLVADHRQLHFHSYIGYLFGDTSEHCSTFKDTRTRGALVFILGFWMLDLANNTLHRWFPFLTNRACCEACAILRPYFLLLWWVTI, encoded by the exons ATGGGAGTACAGCAGGGGAGAAAACACGGTCCTGCAGAGCATCGCGTGCACGGATCTCAACCCGGAAGCGAGGATCTGGTAGCAGATCATCGCCAACTACATTTCCACTCCT ACATTGGTTATTTATTCGGGGATACAAGTGAGCATTGCAG cACATTTAAAGACACCCGAACAAGAGGTGCTCTTGTATTTATTCTTGGGTTCTGGATGCTGGATCTTGCCAATAATACTTTGCACAG ATGGTTCCCTTTCCTGACAAATAGAGCTTGCTGTGAAGCCTGTGCAATCTTAAGGCCGTATTTCTTGTTGCTATGGTGGGTTACTATCTGA
- the LOC130974861 gene encoding F-box/kelch-repeat protein At3g23880-like — translation MKHEAEAEAKALPLELVEKILLWLPVKSLIRFRCVSKQWLSLISESRFAKLHYDTADAAPANKNTRLLYLSSEVPEARCVDLEASIRGDYALQLPLSCRHFSLSILGSCRGFILLRIHVHGAPLLLWNPVTGSHRSVPYPVADPDALCWMGFGSSNNLWGGLGYDESSDDYLVVVGWVDCALFCNGILYWLAVKDMGVNFVIVAFDLAGKHLSMVSFPTSGSSRRLLKLFAGCLGISYLNFTEDQKIEIWVMKELSWTKLNVVLPYAHGIHPLCFTKGELVGIKNNELVKVSDKGVSVESLRISCRDNDLKMVMFTESLLSLPDEFGSTGEEQGK, via the exons ATGAAGCACGAGGCTGAGGCTGAAGCTAAGGCTCTCCCTCTCGAATTGGTGGAGAAAATCCTATTATGGTTACCGGTAAAATCCCTAATTCGGTTCAGGTGCGTCTCTAAACAATGGCTTTCTCTGATTTCTGAGTCACGTTTTGCAAAATTGCATTACGATACTGCTGATGCCGCACCCGCCAATAAGAACACTAGGCTTTTGTACTTGTCGAGTGAGGTTCCCGAAGCTCGTTGTGTAGATCTTGAAGCTTCGATTCGCGGCGATTACGCTCTTCAGCTTCCTCTAAGTTGTCGTCATTTCAGCCTTAGTATTCTAGGTTCATGCAGGGGCTTCATACTGTTGCGCATTCATGTTCATGGCGCTCCGCTCCTTCTGTGGAACCCTGTAACAGGTTCTCACAGATCAGTGCCGTATCCTGTTGCTGACCCTGATGCTCTTTGTTGGATGGGTTTTGGCTCGTCAAATAATTTATGGGGTGGTCTTGGCTATGATGAATCTAGTGATGATTATTTAGTAGTAGTAGGATGGG TTGATTGTGCACTGTTTTGTAATGGGATTCTTTATTGGTTGGCTGTTAAAGATATGGGAGTGAATTTTGTGATTGTTGCCTTTGACTTAGCTGGAAAGCATCTATCAATGGTGTCATTTCCAACGTCAGGCAGTTCCCGTCGGCTGTTAAAGCTGTTTGCTGGATGCCTTGGGATATCTTACTTGAACTTCACTGAAGACCAGAAGATTGAGATATGGGTAATGAAAGAATTATCTTGGACTAAGCTCAATGTTGTGCTTCCTTATGCTCATGGAATCCATCCTTTGTGTTTCACTAAAGGTGAACTTGTTGGCATAAAAAACAATGAGTTAGTCAAAGTCAGTGATAAAGGTGTATCCGTGGAGTCTCTAAGAATTAGTTGTCGTGACAATGACTTGAAGATGGTTATGTTTACTGAGAGTTTACTGTCACTTCCGGACGAGTTTGGCAGCACAGGGGAAGAACAAGGAAAGTAG